The following nucleotide sequence is from Synechococcus sp. CBW1004.
CCGCTCTGCAGTGAAGCTGGACCGGTCCCTCCGGTATCTGCCGCTGACCGTCAGGCGGCATGCGCAGACGTCAGATCGTCCTCGTCCGCATCGGGCTCCTCAGAGGCTTCAGCACTCGCATCGTCCCCAAGAAGGGCCTGGTTGCTGCTCTCGGCACCGATCCGGCATGCCGCACCGAGATCCTCTTCAACGGCGTCCCGGAACGCGGGAACCTCGCGGGGAGCGGAGGGCTGCTCGGCGAGCAGCTGGCGGCAATCCTGCAGCAGGCGTTCGATGTTCGCTTCGATCGGCGCCAGGCCAGCGGATTCCGCCTCCTCAGCCTGACGGGGCTGCTCACGCAGGAGCCGCAACTGACCCTCCAGTGACTCCAACCGCTGCTCCATGGTCACCAGGCGCTGTGACAGGGCATGGACGGTTTCGGCCAGATCCTGGGTATGGCGGCTGATCCGGAACGACACCGAGGAGCTGGACATCGGAGGGCACAACAGGTGTCCGCATGACAACACAACGGGGGCAGGGGCTCAAGCCTCGGGCGTGGCAGCGACACTGCAACCATGGAGACATCCGTTCCAGTACGCATGGACAGCGCTGGCGCGTGAACCCATGACCTTCCCCTGGAACCTGCCGCTCTATGGCCTGGCCGGTCTCGCCGGCGGCCTGCTGGCCCTGCGCAGCGGCATTCCCGCCGCCCCGCTTGCCGGCGCGCTGCTGGCAGCGGGCCTGGTGAGCATGAGCGGTCGCCTGCCACAGGCCCAGTGGCCGGTCGGAACCAGGACGGTCCTGGAGATCGGAATCGGCACGGTGATCGGCACCGCTCTCACCGGTTCGGCCCTGGCGGAGCTGCGTCAGCTGTGGCGGCCCGCGTTGCTGATCACCCTCACCCTGGTGCTCACCGGAGTGGTGGTGGGTCTCTGGTGCAGCCGGCTGCTCGGCATCGATCCGGTGGTGGCACTCCTCGGGGCGGCCCCGGGTGGCATCAGCGGCATGAGCCTGGTGGGAGCCGAGTTCGGCGTGGGGGCGGCGGTGGCCGTCCTGCATGCGGTGCGGCTGATCACCGTCCTGGTACTGCTGCCGCTGGTGGTGCGGCTGGTGGTCCCGGGCGGCACTTCGCCTCCTGGCTGAAGCCTGCCGGCAGATCCACGGTCGGCAGCAAGGCGCCGAGGGATCGCGACCGATCGCAGGGCAGGCGACACATCGGCACCTCCGGGATGCCGCAGCAGCCAGCCGGGCTGGACAGTCCCTCCCCCATCGATACCTTGGGGGGCCATTTCCCCCTTTGCCCCGCGCTGCCACCCATGGCCCTCCGCCTGAGCCGCTCGCTGCCCCTTCTCGCCGCGGCCCTGACCGCAGCCATCGGCATGGGGGGGCAGGTGCCGGCCGCGGCGCAGACCGCTCCGGAAACCCCAGGCAGCAAGGGGGCCCAGGTGTACTGCTTCATG
It contains:
- a CDS encoding AbrB family transcriptional regulator → MTFPWNLPLYGLAGLAGGLLALRSGIPAAPLAGALLAAGLVSMSGRLPQAQWPVGTRTVLEIGIGTVIGTALTGSALAELRQLWRPALLITLTLVLTGVVVGLWCSRLLGIDPVVALLGAAPGGISGMSLVGAEFGVGAAVAVLHAVRLITVLVLLPLVVRLVVPGGTSPPG